One stretch of Streptomyces sp. NBC_01363 DNA includes these proteins:
- a CDS encoding macro domain-containing protein encodes MPLVDHESILADLRQVRRAGPVRLRDLTLSALRRAAAARTPDGSVEGLLRLAVARIDTDTLRTAAEYTLGLAQGTRDWAPSSRRSRAAQVYGVSVERFRKHQELVVLGHVAEQIVELADGGAAQDWSGSSHRHVDVRAAGRSVRLTLHVHPVDLLRNVDVVVSPSNTHFGLPEPYKSSVSASLRRAGAVQGVTGDVHDDPVHDGLRKWTAQQGTSGRPVLPGTVAATDPGALASQGIRRIYHAAVAVPRAGTNDYDVLPADITRATSRVLAVLADEHDHFTPPLRSVCFPLLGSGRGGLPYEVSLAAMWPAVEAELARGAQWDLHFVVRTPGAAALLERLPTRIRPHRDQSPPGPSC; translated from the coding sequence ATGCCACTCGTTGACCACGAGTCAATTCTGGCGGACCTCAGGCAGGTTCGGCGTGCCGGACCGGTCAGGCTGCGCGACCTGACGCTCTCCGCCCTCCGGCGTGCGGCCGCCGCCCGCACACCGGACGGCTCGGTCGAAGGACTGCTGCGGCTCGCCGTGGCGCGCATCGACACGGACACCCTGCGGACGGCTGCCGAGTACACCCTCGGCCTGGCGCAGGGCACCCGGGACTGGGCGCCCTCGTCGCGGCGCAGCCGGGCGGCCCAGGTCTACGGGGTCAGCGTCGAGCGTTTCCGCAAGCACCAGGAACTCGTGGTCCTCGGACACGTCGCCGAGCAGATCGTGGAGCTGGCGGACGGCGGCGCCGCACAGGACTGGAGCGGGTCCTCGCACCGGCACGTGGACGTCCGCGCGGCCGGACGCAGTGTCCGCCTCACCCTGCACGTCCACCCGGTCGACCTGCTGCGCAACGTCGACGTGGTGGTCTCGCCGAGCAATACGCACTTCGGGCTGCCCGAACCGTACAAGTCCTCCGTCTCGGCCTCGCTGCGCCGGGCGGGCGCGGTCCAGGGCGTGACCGGCGACGTGCACGACGACCCCGTCCACGACGGCCTGCGCAAATGGACCGCCCAGCAAGGCACTTCGGGCCGCCCGGTCCTCCCCGGCACCGTGGCCGCGACCGATCCCGGCGCCCTCGCGAGCCAGGGGATACGCCGGATCTACCACGCCGCTGTCGCCGTGCCCCGGGCCGGCACCAACGACTACGACGTGCTTCCCGCCGACATCACCCGAGCCACGTCCCGTGTCCTCGCGGTCCTCGCGGACGAGCACGACCACTTCACGCCACCGCTGCGCTCGGTGTGCTTCCCGCTGCTCGGCTCGGGGCGCGGCGGCCTGCCGTACGAGGTCAGCCTGGCCGCCATGTGGCCCGCCGTGGAGGCGGAGTTGGCCCGGGGCGCGCAGTGGGATCTCCACTTCGTCGTCCGGACCCCGGGCGCCGCCGCGCTCCTCGAACGGCTGCCCACCAGGATCCGCCCGCACCGCGACCAGTCCCCGCCCGGACCTTCCTGTTGA
- a CDS encoding RES family NAD+ phosphorylase — MTGTLPPSAFVLRPNSRLLPAGTLLWRMHRTKRPAEQFNPIAVDAHFGGNRFDGTESDPYQYLYLADTPATALAETLLRSLEFDQDAGMRLIPYAAVRGKSLTLLRTRCELALVSLVTEADLAAVCQDSWLLEAEGERYAKTRRWASEIRAQKPETMGLIWQSRRNRPHLASVLFHDRCAGEPLAAVPGNGIPDMGSPAGVAETNQLLAPLRSAIVPPRTS; from the coding sequence ATGACCGGAACCCTTCCCCCGTCCGCCTTCGTGCTGCGGCCCAACAGCCGCCTGCTCCCCGCCGGTACGCTGCTGTGGCGGATGCACAGGACGAAGCGGCCGGCCGAGCAGTTCAACCCGATCGCGGTGGACGCCCACTTCGGCGGCAACCGCTTCGACGGAACCGAGTCGGACCCGTACCAGTACCTGTACCTGGCCGACACCCCGGCCACCGCACTGGCCGAGACCCTGCTGCGTTCCCTTGAGTTCGACCAGGACGCCGGGATGCGCCTGATCCCGTACGCCGCGGTCCGGGGCAAGTCCCTGACCCTGTTGCGCACCCGCTGCGAACTCGCCCTGGTCTCGCTGGTCACCGAGGCGGACCTGGCCGCCGTGTGCCAGGATTCGTGGCTGCTCGAAGCGGAGGGCGAGCGCTACGCGAAGACCCGTCGCTGGGCGAGCGAGATCCGGGCCCAGAAGCCCGAGACCATGGGTCTGATCTGGCAGTCCCGGCGCAACCGGCCCCACCTCGCATCGGTCCTCTTCCACGACCGGTGTGCGGGCGAGCCGCTCGCCGCGGTGCCGGGCAACGGCATCCCGGACATGGGCTCCCCGGCCGGTGTGGCGGAGACGAACCAGCTGCTCGCCCCGCTGCGCAGTGCGATCGTGCCGCCCCGTACCAGCTGA
- a CDS encoding tetratricopeptide repeat protein gives MPTAPQTTDELYQALQENDRRPYGRPRTVTAEELVDAAEQFAEPAPLVDALFELHEAYTYGSEPRKSPVVFARLLTLFDEQPDAFDERRRHTLFWRFKWVAGALCELPEIPLASLRQWLTEMRDRYEKAGLGLQPYYGQAFQLAVHVGEDTTLAYELWAGRPRTRLSDCEACEIGELALHHLAAGDDERALGAWEPVLAGKESCQEEPARSVSHALLPLLRTGRIDRARELHLAGYRGCRRNPSMSREVGRHLEFCALTGNEARGLELLAENRSLFDEVDSPLDLFDFLTGVEVLLQRVDHLGHGELPAAGYAGRTWTVAGLRAEVRGRADDLAARFDARNGTTAHTDRRRARLDRAPLLDALELTLRTRGLDDVSPAAPVAAPAARTAAAVPESLPELILHARELDERGHPGAQACWARLRTLVAARDYTHPDDPAVGPLVRLRADLLTDEATRAGEKDEFADAAALHEEAAGLYDDAGVPGDAVIARACALFAAAEIPAEGEGADGAEAKAAALTAAHASVVRLHEETSGLAPYQEARLLRLRATALGMRLQTSGSEEHVAPVFAEVDLLHAFATRHDLVGQISGALLLRAGTYALSGDLPAAVTGIDGLLGRLKEHGPAWHLPRTLGLRGRIQIGLQDAQAAHANLTESLRLAADWPAGVVDAARLHGDLAEACMHLGRPDEALRHLTRSAELDLRGGSRTDAFCTYSNAAQLCLDLGRVEDCIALLDSLLAEPDVATGELDDRLVAQLRLTRARALHAGEDLKAAATEFVALAAESAGWDDDPGSHAMIAAETAVLLGESGEFDRAREVVDQALAAHARAPRYEQLSNCLRELARLQAQQQGSDGLADALAHLAAAGRIADEARAAEYQARGRSLDTALAYEHGRVNAYAGEPDAALAALEKALALLGEPGPEEEHAGEWAECVRLAGAVEGIYLERPAPALNRLDAAVSRLTALGHTEEAEPLASLANRLRDGE, from the coding sequence ATGCCGACCGCACCCCAGACCACCGACGAGCTGTACCAGGCGCTCCAGGAGAACGACCGGCGCCCCTACGGTCGCCCCCGCACCGTCACCGCCGAGGAACTCGTTGACGCCGCCGAGCAGTTCGCGGAGCCCGCCCCGCTCGTCGACGCGCTCTTCGAACTCCACGAGGCGTACACCTACGGCTCCGAACCCCGGAAGTCGCCCGTCGTCTTCGCCCGCCTGCTCACCCTGTTCGACGAGCAGCCCGATGCCTTCGACGAGCGCCGGCGCCATACGCTGTTCTGGCGGTTCAAGTGGGTGGCCGGCGCCCTGTGCGAGCTGCCCGAGATACCGCTGGCCAGCCTGCGCCAGTGGCTGACGGAGATGCGCGACCGGTACGAGAAGGCCGGCCTGGGCCTCCAGCCCTACTACGGACAGGCGTTCCAGCTCGCCGTCCACGTCGGTGAGGACACCACCCTTGCCTACGAGCTGTGGGCGGGCCGCCCCCGGACCCGGCTCAGCGACTGCGAGGCCTGCGAGATCGGCGAGCTCGCCCTGCACCACCTCGCGGCGGGCGACGACGAGCGGGCGCTGGGCGCCTGGGAGCCCGTCCTGGCCGGGAAGGAGTCCTGCCAGGAGGAGCCGGCCCGCTCCGTCTCGCACGCGCTGCTGCCCCTGCTGCGCACCGGCCGTATCGACCGGGCCCGGGAGCTGCACCTCGCCGGCTACCGCGGCTGCCGCCGCAACCCCTCGATGTCCCGGGAGGTCGGCCGGCACCTGGAGTTCTGCGCCCTGACCGGCAACGAGGCACGCGGCCTGGAACTGCTCGCCGAGAACCGGAGCCTGTTCGACGAGGTGGACTCGCCGCTGGACCTGTTCGACTTCCTCACCGGCGTGGAGGTCCTCCTCCAGCGCGTCGACCACCTCGGCCACGGCGAACTGCCCGCCGCCGGATACGCGGGCCGCACCTGGACGGTGGCCGGACTGCGCGCCGAGGTGCGCGGTCGCGCCGACGACCTCGCCGCCCGCTTCGACGCCCGCAACGGAACCACGGCCCACACCGACCGCCGCAGGGCACGCCTCGACCGTGCCCCGCTCCTGGACGCGCTGGAACTGACCCTGCGCACCCGCGGCCTCGACGACGTCTCCCCGGCCGCCCCGGTTGCCGCGCCCGCCGCCCGTACGGCCGCCGCTGTCCCGGAATCGCTGCCCGAACTCATCCTCCATGCACGGGAGTTGGACGAGCGGGGGCACCCGGGCGCACAGGCCTGCTGGGCGCGGCTGCGCACGCTCGTCGCCGCCCGCGACTACACCCACCCCGACGACCCGGCCGTGGGCCCGCTCGTGCGGCTGCGCGCGGATCTGCTGACCGACGAGGCGACCCGGGCGGGCGAGAAGGACGAGTTCGCCGATGCCGCCGCTCTCCACGAGGAGGCCGCGGGTCTGTACGACGACGCCGGAGTGCCGGGTGACGCGGTGATCGCCCGCGCCTGCGCACTGTTCGCCGCCGCCGAGATCCCCGCGGAGGGCGAGGGTGCCGACGGGGCCGAGGCGAAGGCCGCCGCGCTGACCGCCGCCCACGCGTCCGTGGTCCGCCTGCACGAGGAGACGTCCGGCCTCGCCCCGTACCAGGAGGCCCGTCTGCTGCGGCTGCGGGCGACCGCGCTCGGCATGCGCCTGCAGACGTCGGGGAGCGAGGAGCACGTCGCGCCGGTCTTCGCCGAGGTGGACCTGCTGCACGCGTTCGCCACCCGGCACGACCTCGTCGGGCAGATCTCCGGCGCCCTGTTGCTGCGGGCCGGCACGTACGCCCTCTCCGGCGACCTGCCCGCCGCGGTCACCGGGATCGACGGCCTCCTCGGCCGGCTGAAGGAGCACGGCCCCGCCTGGCACCTGCCCCGTACGCTCGGACTGCGCGGCCGGATCCAGATCGGACTCCAGGACGCGCAGGCCGCGCATGCGAACCTGACCGAGAGTCTGCGACTGGCCGCCGACTGGCCGGCCGGCGTGGTCGACGCCGCCCGCCTCCACGGTGATCTGGCCGAGGCCTGCATGCACCTCGGCCGCCCCGACGAGGCGCTGCGGCACCTGACGCGCTCGGCGGAGCTGGACCTGCGCGGCGGCAGCCGGACGGACGCGTTCTGCACCTACAGCAACGCGGCCCAGCTCTGCCTCGACCTGGGCCGCGTCGAGGACTGCATCGCCCTGCTCGACTCCCTCCTGGCCGAACCGGATGTCGCCACCGGAGAGCTGGACGACCGGCTCGTCGCTCAGCTGCGCCTGACCCGCGCCCGCGCGCTGCACGCGGGGGAGGACCTGAAGGCCGCCGCGACGGAGTTCGTCGCCCTCGCGGCCGAGTCGGCCGGCTGGGACGACGACCCGGGGAGCCATGCCATGATCGCCGCGGAGACGGCCGTACTCCTCGGCGAGTCCGGCGAGTTCGACCGGGCCCGCGAGGTCGTGGACCAGGCACTCGCCGCCCATGCGCGGGCCCCGCGCTACGAGCAGCTCAGCAACTGCCTGCGCGAACTCGCCCGCCTCCAGGCCCAGCAGCAGGGCTCCGACGGACTGGCCGACGCCCTCGCCCACCTCGCCGCCGCCGGACGGATCGCCGACGAGGCCCGCGCCGCCGAGTACCAGGCCCGCGGCCGTTCCCTGGACACCGCCCTGGCTTACGAACACGGGCGGGTCAATGCCTACGCCGGTGAGCCCGATGCCGCCCTGGCCGCCCTGGAGAAGGCCCTCGCCCTGCTCGGCGAGCCGGGACCGGAGGAGGAGCACGCCGGCGAGTGGGCCGAGTGCGTCCGTCTCGCCGGTGCCGTGGAGGGCATCTACCTGGAGCGTCCCGCCCCCGCCCTCAACCGGCTCGACGCGGCGGTCTCCCGCCTGACGGCCCTGGGCCACACCGAGGAGGCCGAGCCGCTGGCCTCCTTGGCCAACCGGCTGCGCGACGGGGAGTGA
- a CDS encoding CHAT domain-containing protein, with protein sequence MTYPEIEENGGVRALRTWVMAATKRALRLYPPGSPGAGPDVYDRSIAELDELTRLLEHDAELRATVSVQLGSVLAMRHLARGGVPADRERARRLLREARDPATATGAATDADDRRWAALSLLSLVLPVPQQDVRSDQPPSLSGLLDWRAELGPAGMAAAVVEMRELLDEVQELPLPPEQHEQLRRTGAVLAQLAGPDSPVRSMRAFMDAMSGGVPYEDELRKVTDLLSDLSDPPAEPAPAARAEAPAPPGPPPGPPPGGTEAFAAMNAVVPSLFEAFDAFRSGDPQTLDQALGRLRDAHGLMPSGHELGPQLEMLSATLLQLGQATGGSLHDGALGRTVMETLGDRNGLFTPDPANPIDREFAVLLRVVPLSVRLRTAHEAEDVGAVRAIHAELVALDTETPRDHKLRYLVMGGLAQSCITLGMLTDDSDMMLRGADHFEQATAAADSLPPLFRDLVDQAGLGPDALRARVTNDATLLRNHAPAPSDAPRGQQWLATMSLALKYGLTHDPAHLPPLIGELERIRDEIRQGRQPWFAADALWQLAVAYRARRHHTEDATAQAAATDTALEALHVLAGDVILQRGAEHGLLTARSGAERGVRTAVWAASQGRAEDALAALELGRALVLHAASTSRAVPELLEARGHEELAAAWRASGTRDTDTEDGPPGELPSTLRRRALEALGHRQQRLFTTPTAHELADGLAEAGADALVYLLPGEGETPGVGIVVGPDHSVGVGGLPLLSDTGSAPLERYLDAAAARSRQLGDPAAEQAWEEALSELCDWAYRAGLEEILHAVEGRLDSGASGHDRRPGPLRIVLVPCGRLGVVPWHAARLPAAAPHDYVCQNVVISYASSGGQLLQTIKRAQLDPAAAPVLIADPRQELTHAEREAAALHEAFYPRARMYGEFYEPPVEPVATGTPDEVLALLSESPSLLHVASHGSAGVRPTVSALHLAFPDGTDMLPPEEGGPGAVPDLGMLTVTRLLDRPSDEASAPHGPLVVLSACETDLSTRDHDEALTLTTSFVSGGARNVVGSRWTTRDGASALMMAVFHHYLAVEGQGPADALRAAQLWMLDPDRRNRGSLSGGLLREIQRPGLDRLLVWAAFIHQGHPGSGQTTTATTARTASAEGAA encoded by the coding sequence GTGACCTACCCGGAGATCGAGGAGAACGGGGGCGTCCGGGCGCTGCGCACCTGGGTGATGGCCGCCACGAAACGGGCGCTGCGGCTGTACCCGCCGGGCTCCCCCGGGGCCGGCCCGGACGTGTACGACAGATCGATCGCCGAACTCGACGAGCTGACGCGTCTGCTGGAGCACGACGCGGAACTGCGTGCCACGGTGTCGGTCCAACTCGGTTCCGTCCTGGCGATGCGTCATCTCGCCAGGGGCGGCGTGCCGGCGGACCGGGAGCGGGCCCGGCGGCTGCTGCGGGAGGCCCGGGACCCGGCGACGGCGACCGGGGCGGCGACGGACGCGGATGACCGGCGATGGGCCGCGCTGTCCCTGCTGTCCCTCGTGCTGCCGGTGCCGCAGCAGGACGTTCGCAGTGATCAGCCGCCCTCGTTGTCCGGCCTGCTCGACTGGCGCGCCGAGCTGGGTCCTGCGGGGATGGCTGCCGCCGTGGTCGAGATGCGGGAGTTGCTGGACGAGGTCCAGGAGCTGCCGCTGCCGCCGGAGCAGCACGAGCAGTTGCGGCGGACGGGCGCCGTGCTCGCGCAGCTGGCCGGGCCCGATTCGCCCGTCCGCTCCATGCGCGCGTTCATGGACGCGATGTCCGGTGGGGTCCCGTACGAGGACGAATTACGGAAGGTGACGGACCTGCTGTCGGACCTGTCCGACCCGCCGGCGGAGCCGGCACCCGCCGCGCGCGCGGAAGCCCCCGCGCCTCCCGGTCCGCCCCCCGGTCCACCTCCCGGCGGCACCGAGGCCTTCGCCGCCATGAACGCCGTCGTCCCCTCACTGTTCGAGGCATTCGACGCCTTCCGGAGCGGCGATCCGCAGACCCTCGACCAGGCGCTGGGCCGGCTTCGCGACGCGCACGGGCTGATGCCGTCCGGCCATGAGCTGGGACCCCAGCTGGAGATGCTCAGCGCCACCCTGCTCCAGCTGGGGCAGGCGACCGGCGGCAGCCTCCACGACGGGGCGCTCGGCCGTACGGTCATGGAGACACTGGGCGACCGGAACGGCCTGTTCACGCCGGACCCCGCCAATCCGATCGACCGCGAATTCGCGGTCCTCCTGCGCGTCGTGCCCCTCAGCGTCCGGCTCCGCACCGCTCACGAGGCGGAGGACGTCGGGGCCGTGCGCGCCATCCACGCCGAACTCGTCGCGCTGGACACGGAGACCCCACGGGACCACAAGCTCCGTTACCTGGTCATGGGGGGTCTCGCCCAGTCCTGCATCACGCTCGGCATGCTGACGGACGACAGCGACATGATGCTGCGCGGCGCCGACCACTTCGAGCAGGCCACCGCGGCGGCGGACTCGTTGCCCCCGCTCTTCCGGGACCTGGTCGATCAGGCCGGCCTCGGCCCGGACGCCCTGCGCGCCAGGGTCACCAACGACGCGACACTGCTCCGGAACCACGCCCCCGCGCCGTCCGACGCGCCGAGGGGGCAGCAGTGGCTCGCCACGATGTCCCTGGCCCTCAAGTACGGCCTCACCCACGACCCGGCGCATCTCCCCCCGCTCATCGGTGAACTGGAGCGCATCCGGGACGAGATCCGGCAGGGCCGGCAACCCTGGTTCGCCGCGGACGCCCTGTGGCAGCTGGCGGTGGCCTACCGTGCCCGCCGGCACCATACCGAGGACGCAACGGCCCAGGCCGCGGCGACGGACACCGCGCTGGAGGCGCTGCACGTACTGGCGGGCGACGTCATTCTCCAGCGCGGCGCCGAACACGGCCTGCTCACGGCACGCTCAGGCGCCGAACGCGGCGTTCGCACCGCCGTCTGGGCCGCTTCGCAGGGCCGCGCGGAGGATGCGCTGGCCGCTCTGGAACTGGGCCGCGCCCTGGTGCTGCACGCGGCATCCACCTCCCGAGCCGTGCCGGAGCTGCTCGAAGCGCGCGGGCACGAGGAGCTCGCCGCGGCATGGCGGGCCTCCGGCACCCGCGATACCGACACCGAGGACGGGCCGCCGGGAGAACTGCCGAGCACCCTGCGCCGCCGCGCCCTGGAGGCGCTCGGCCACCGGCAGCAGCGGCTGTTCACCACCCCCACGGCGCACGAGTTGGCGGACGGACTCGCCGAGGCCGGGGCGGACGCGCTCGTCTACCTGCTTCCCGGCGAGGGCGAGACGCCCGGGGTGGGGATCGTCGTGGGCCCGGACCACAGCGTCGGCGTGGGGGGTCTTCCCCTTCTGTCGGACACCGGAAGCGCACCTCTTGAGCGCTACCTCGACGCGGCCGCCGCGCGCTCCCGGCAGCTCGGCGATCCGGCCGCCGAACAGGCGTGGGAGGAGGCCCTGTCGGAGCTGTGCGACTGGGCGTACCGCGCGGGGCTCGAAGAGATTCTCCACGCCGTCGAGGGACGGCTCGACTCCGGTGCGTCCGGCCACGACCGCCGTCCGGGCCCCCTCCGTATCGTCCTGGTGCCGTGCGGGCGGCTGGGGGTCGTCCCCTGGCACGCGGCACGCCTGCCCGCGGCGGCGCCCCACGACTACGTCTGCCAGAACGTCGTCATCAGTTACGCGTCGTCCGGCGGCCAGTTGCTGCAGACGATCAAACGCGCACAGCTCGACCCGGCCGCCGCCCCGGTCCTGATCGCCGACCCCCGGCAGGAACTGACCCACGCCGAGCGGGAGGCCGCGGCGCTCCACGAGGCCTTCTACCCGCGGGCGCGGATGTACGGCGAGTTCTACGAACCGCCCGTGGAACCGGTGGCGACCGGCACGCCCGACGAGGTCCTCGCCCTGCTCTCCGAGTCCCCCTCACTGCTGCACGTGGCCTCGCACGGCTCGGCGGGAGTGCGCCCGACGGTGTCGGCACTGCATCTCGCCTTCCCCGACGGCACCGACATGCTGCCGCCCGAGGAGGGCGGTCCCGGGGCCGTACCGGACCTGGGCATGCTGACCGTGACACGGCTTCTCGACCGGCCGTCCGACGAAGCTTCCGCCCCGCACGGCCCGTTGGTGGTCCTGAGTGCCTGCGAGACCGACCTCAGCACCCGTGACCACGACGAGGCCCTGACCCTGACGACGTCCTTCGTCTCGGGCGGGGCACGCAATGTGGTGGGGTCGCGGTGGACCACCCGGGACGGGGCCTCGGCGCTGATGATGGCGGTGTTCCACCACTACCTGGCGGTCGAGGGGCAGGGACCGGCGGACGCGCTCAGGGCCGCACAGCTGTGGATGCTCGACCCGGACCGCAGGAATCGGGGCTCACTCAGCGGCGGGCTGCTGCGCGAGATCCAGCGCCCGGGACTCGACCGCCTCCTGGTCTGGGCGGCGTTCATCCACCAGGGGCACCCCGGCTCCGGACAGACAACGACGGCAACGACGGCGCGGACGGCGTCCGCGGAGGGAGCCGCATGA